From Cellulosimicrobium sp. ES-005, one genomic window encodes:
- a CDS encoding BCCT family transporter produces MTPAEDDVPGTPSADRPGPGDAGAPARGATAADDLDSPRTGRPDPRVFYPAAGLILLFVLATILFTDTVTALMNTLQRDVIGVFGWYYVIVVAGFVVFSLWMGMSRFGDIVLGKDEDEPLFRLPVWFAMLFATGMGIGLVYWGVAEPLSHYVSPKPGVEGSDPALAQAAMGQSYLHWGVHAWAIYVVAGLALAYAIHRKGRPVSIRWALEPLFGDRVRGRLGDVIDVVAIIGTVFGVATSLGFGVLQIAAGLGYLDVVQPSTALEIGLIAAISALATISVVSGLGKGIKWLSNGNMVLAGVVLVLVLALGPTLFLLREWVQSLGYYVQNIVRLSFDTTAFQGEAGLEWQSSWTIFYWGWWISWAPFVGVFIARISRGRTVREFVLGTLLVPTVVTTLWFSVFGGSALYRELTEPGSMLVDGEVDTDTTLFQLFDGLPLGNVLSVVGILLIVVFFVTSSDSGSLVVDMLASGGNPNPPTWSRIFWAGVSGLLAIALLLAGGLQALQTAAILIALPFSVVMIGMAVSTVRALRAEHAAILRAERRAARAALTEHVTTRVSESISEQWEELYPDRPERWRALTRRPRKGSPP; encoded by the coding sequence ATGACACCAGCGGAGGACGACGTCCCCGGGACGCCGAGCGCGGACCGGCCCGGGCCGGGTGACGCGGGCGCCCCCGCCCGCGGGGCCACGGCCGCCGACGACCTCGACAGCCCGCGGACCGGACGTCCGGACCCCCGGGTCTTCTACCCGGCGGCCGGCCTCATCCTGCTGTTCGTGCTGGCGACCATCCTGTTCACCGACACGGTGACGGCGCTCATGAACACGCTCCAGCGCGACGTCATCGGCGTCTTCGGCTGGTACTACGTGATCGTCGTCGCCGGGTTCGTCGTGTTCTCGCTCTGGATGGGCATGAGCCGCTTCGGCGACATCGTGCTCGGCAAGGACGAGGACGAGCCCCTGTTCCGGCTGCCCGTCTGGTTCGCGATGCTCTTCGCGACGGGCATGGGGATCGGGCTCGTGTACTGGGGGGTGGCGGAGCCCCTGTCGCACTACGTGAGCCCCAAGCCGGGCGTCGAGGGGAGCGACCCGGCCCTTGCCCAGGCCGCCATGGGGCAGAGCTACCTCCACTGGGGCGTCCACGCGTGGGCGATCTACGTCGTCGCGGGCCTCGCGCTCGCGTACGCGATCCACCGCAAGGGGCGGCCGGTGTCGATCCGGTGGGCCCTCGAGCCGCTGTTCGGCGACCGGGTCCGTGGCCGGCTCGGGGACGTCATCGACGTCGTCGCGATCATCGGCACGGTCTTCGGCGTGGCGACGTCGCTGGGCTTCGGCGTCCTCCAGATCGCGGCCGGGCTCGGCTACCTCGACGTGGTGCAGCCGAGCACGGCGCTCGAGATCGGGCTCATCGCGGCGATCTCCGCGCTCGCGACGATCTCGGTCGTGTCGGGGCTGGGCAAGGGGATCAAGTGGCTGTCCAACGGCAACATGGTCCTGGCCGGGGTCGTCCTGGTCCTGGTGCTGGCCCTCGGGCCGACCCTCTTCCTCCTGCGCGAGTGGGTCCAGTCGCTCGGCTACTACGTCCAGAACATCGTGCGGCTGTCCTTCGACACCACGGCCTTCCAGGGCGAGGCCGGGCTCGAGTGGCAGTCGTCGTGGACGATCTTCTACTGGGGCTGGTGGATCTCCTGGGCGCCGTTCGTCGGCGTCTTCATCGCCCGGATCTCGCGCGGGCGGACCGTGCGGGAGTTCGTCCTCGGGACGCTCCTCGTGCCGACGGTCGTCACGACCCTGTGGTTCTCCGTCTTCGGCGGGTCGGCCCTCTACCGCGAGCTGACGGAGCCGGGGAGCATGCTCGTCGACGGCGAGGTCGACACCGACACGACGCTGTTCCAGCTCTTCGACGGGCTGCCTCTCGGCAACGTCCTCTCGGTGGTGGGTATCCTCCTGATCGTCGTGTTCTTCGTGACGTCGTCGGACTCCGGCTCGCTCGTCGTGGACATGCTCGCGAGCGGGGGCAACCCGAACCCGCCCACGTGGAGCCGCATCTTCTGGGCCGGCGTCTCGGGCCTGCTGGCCATCGCGCTCCTCCTCGCCGGTGGGCTGCAGGCGCTCCAGACCGCGGCGATCCTCATCGCGCTGCCGTTCTCGGTCGTCATGATCGGGATGGCCGTCTCGACCGTCCGCGCCCTGCGCGCGGAGCACGCCGCGATCCTGCGCGCCGAGCGGAGGGCGGCGCGCGCGGCGCTGACGGAGCACGTGACCACGCGCGTCTCGGAGAGCATCTCGGAGCAGTGGGAGGAGCTCTACCCCGACCGGCCGGAGCGGTGGCGCGCGCTGACCCGGCGCCCGCGCAAGGGTTCGCCGCCGTGA
- the typA gene encoding translational GTPase TypA has protein sequence MSVRSDLRNVAIVAHVDHGKTTLVDAMLRQSGAFSAHQHVDDRVMDSGDLEREKGITILAKNTAVRYAGPAAAAVGEPDGITINVIDTPGHADFGGEVERGLSMVDGVVLLVDASEGPLPQTRFVLRKALAAKLPVIIVVNKVDRPDSRITEVVAEATDLLLGLASDLADEVPDLDLDAILDVPVVYASAKAGRASLDQPVDGQLPSNEDLEPLFTTILEKIPAPTYDEGAPLQAHVTNLDASPFLGRLALLRIFNGELRKGQVVAWARHDGTLQNVKITELLETKALDRVPTESAAPGDIVAVAGIADITIGETLTDPEDPRPLPLITVDDPAISMTIGINTSPLAGKGGKGHKVTARQVKDRLDSELVGNVSLRVLPTERPDAWEVQGRGELALAILVEQMRREGFELTVGKPQVVTRTIDGKTHEPMERMTIDVPEEYLGNVTQLLAQRKGRMETMSNHGTGWIRMEFMVPARGLIGFRTRFLTETRGTGIAASISEGYEPWAGHIETRTTGSLVADRAGKVTPFAMINLQERGSFFVDPTQEVYEGMIVGENSRNEDMDVNITKEKKLTNMRSSTADNFENLVPPRHLTLEESLEFAREDECVEVTPEVVRIRKVILDQTERARAVSRAKRA, from the coding sequence ATGTCTGTGCGCTCCGACCTGCGCAACGTGGCGATCGTCGCCCACGTCGACCACGGCAAGACCACGCTCGTCGACGCGATGCTGCGCCAGTCCGGCGCCTTCTCCGCGCACCAGCACGTGGACGACCGCGTCATGGACTCCGGTGACCTCGAGCGCGAGAAGGGCATCACGATCCTCGCGAAGAACACCGCGGTCCGCTACGCCGGCCCGGCCGCCGCCGCGGTGGGGGAGCCCGACGGCATCACGATCAACGTCATCGACACCCCCGGTCACGCCGACTTCGGCGGCGAGGTCGAGCGCGGCCTGTCGATGGTCGACGGCGTCGTCCTCCTCGTCGACGCGAGCGAGGGCCCGCTCCCGCAGACCCGGTTCGTGCTGCGCAAGGCGCTCGCCGCGAAGCTCCCCGTGATCATCGTGGTCAACAAGGTCGACCGTCCGGACTCGCGCATCACCGAGGTCGTCGCCGAGGCGACGGACCTGCTGCTCGGCCTCGCGTCCGACCTCGCGGACGAGGTCCCCGACCTCGACCTCGACGCCATCCTGGACGTCCCGGTCGTCTACGCGTCGGCCAAGGCCGGCCGTGCGTCGCTCGACCAGCCCGTGGACGGCCAGCTCCCCTCGAACGAGGACCTCGAGCCGCTCTTCACGACCATCCTCGAGAAGATCCCCGCGCCGACGTACGACGAGGGCGCGCCGCTCCAGGCGCACGTCACGAACCTCGACGCGTCGCCGTTCCTCGGCCGCCTCGCGCTGCTGCGCATCTTCAACGGCGAGCTCCGCAAGGGGCAGGTCGTCGCGTGGGCCCGGCACGACGGCACGCTCCAGAACGTCAAGATCACCGAGCTCCTCGAGACCAAGGCCCTCGACCGCGTCCCGACCGAGTCGGCCGCGCCCGGCGACATCGTCGCCGTCGCGGGCATCGCGGACATCACGATCGGCGAGACCCTCACCGACCCCGAGGACCCGCGCCCGCTGCCGCTCATCACGGTCGACGACCCGGCGATCTCGATGACCATCGGGATCAACACCTCGCCGCTCGCGGGCAAGGGCGGCAAGGGCCACAAGGTCACGGCGCGCCAGGTCAAGGACCGCCTCGACTCCGAGCTCGTCGGCAACGTGTCGCTGCGCGTCCTGCCGACCGAGCGTCCCGACGCGTGGGAGGTCCAGGGCCGCGGCGAGCTCGCGCTGGCGATCCTCGTCGAGCAGATGCGCCGCGAGGGCTTCGAGCTCACGGTCGGCAAGCCGCAGGTCGTCACGCGCACGATCGACGGCAAGACGCACGAGCCGATGGAGCGCATGACGATCGACGTCCCCGAGGAGTACCTCGGCAACGTCACGCAGCTCCTCGCGCAGCGCAAGGGCCGCATGGAGACCATGTCCAACCACGGCACGGGCTGGATCCGCATGGAGTTCATGGTCCCGGCCCGCGGGCTCATCGGCTTCCGCACGCGCTTCCTCACGGAGACGCGCGGCACGGGCATCGCGGCCTCGATCTCCGAGGGCTACGAGCCGTGGGCCGGGCACATCGAGACCCGCACGACGGGCTCGCTCGTGGCCGACCGCGCCGGCAAGGTGACGCCGTTCGCCATGATCAACCTCCAGGAGCGCGGCTCGTTCTTCGTCGACCCCACGCAGGAGGTCTACGAGGGCATGATCGTCGGCGAGAACTCGCGCAACGAGGACATGGACGTGAACATCACCAAGGAGAAGAAGCTCACGAACATGCGGTCCTCGACGGCCGACAACTTCGAGAACCTCGTCCCCCCGCGCCACCTCACGCTCGAGGAGTCGCTCGAGTTCGCGCGCGAGGACGAGTGCGTCGAGGTCACGCCCGAGGTCGTGCGCATCCGCAAGGTGATCCTCGACCAGACCGAGCGCGCCCGCGCGGTCTCGCGCGCCAAGCGCGCCTGA
- a CDS encoding PIG-L family deacetylase: MTVPPVPQAAVVPDGGLLAVHAHPDDETLATGALLATWARAAQPVTVVTCTRGERGEVIDTPAHPTGVGHLEGDGPALAAHREGELARALGALGVTDHVFLDTVAPPTAGAVPDGGARPRFEDSGMAWVAPGVASGVATEQLPPRAFVGVPLDEAAARLAAVVRDRRPAVVATYEPGGGYGHPDHVRAHDVTVRALELLETAGDPVPALWLAVAPESTVRAARRALAAQPAVRALLAVGAGLTLPGPDEALPPVARPDASLPPLVAVPVAPVLDELLVAMRAHATQVQHVTAAATAGSTAEEEPAGVLGWYALSNDVLAPVPSHEFYAPSGGALPRGQVRREPTR; the protein is encoded by the coding sequence GTGACCGTCCCCCCGGTCCCGCAGGCCGCCGTCGTGCCCGACGGCGGCCTGCTGGCCGTGCACGCCCACCCCGACGACGAGACGCTCGCCACGGGCGCGCTCCTCGCGACGTGGGCGCGCGCCGCGCAGCCGGTCACCGTGGTGACGTGCACGCGCGGCGAGCGGGGCGAGGTGATCGACACCCCGGCGCACCCGACCGGCGTCGGGCACCTGGAGGGCGACGGCCCCGCCCTCGCGGCGCACCGCGAGGGCGAGCTCGCCCGCGCGCTCGGCGCCCTCGGCGTCACGGACCACGTCTTCCTCGACACGGTCGCGCCGCCGACGGCGGGTGCGGTGCCCGACGGCGGAGCCCGCCCCCGGTTCGAGGACTCCGGCATGGCGTGGGTCGCGCCCGGTGTTGCGAGCGGGGTCGCCACGGAGCAGCTCCCGCCCCGCGCGTTCGTCGGCGTTCCGCTCGACGAGGCGGCCGCCCGGCTGGCCGCCGTCGTGCGCGACCGCCGTCCCGCGGTCGTCGCGACGTACGAGCCCGGCGGCGGCTACGGGCACCCCGACCACGTGCGCGCGCACGACGTGACGGTCCGGGCGCTGGAGCTGCTCGAGACCGCCGGCGATCCCGTCCCGGCGCTGTGGCTCGCCGTCGCCCCCGAGAGCACGGTGCGCGCGGCGCGGCGGGCGCTCGCCGCGCAGCCCGCGGTCCGCGCGCTCCTCGCCGTGGGCGCGGGCCTCACCCTGCCTGGCCCGGACGAGGCCCTGCCGCCCGTCGCGCGCCCCGACGCCTCGCTGCCCCCGCTCGTGGCGGTGCCCGTGGCACCCGTCCTCGACGAGCTCCTCGTGGCGATGCGCGCGCACGCGACGCAGGTGCAGCACGTGACCGCCGCCGCGACCGCGGGGTCCACCGCGGAGGAGGAGCCCGCGGGCGTCCTGGGCTGGTACGCCCTCAGCAACGACGTGCTGGCGCCCGTTCCTTCACACGAGTTCTACGCTCCCTCCGGCGGCGCTCTCCCGCGCGGCCAGGTCCGGCGCGAGCCCACGCGTTAG
- a CDS encoding VanW family protein produces the protein MGQPTDRDAELDSPQDAVPEPAASGEERAPVGQTGDDAPATLDDVAEREDDAVRGAETVDEAVPGAQDEVSTAPERGDAPAAPAGPVEDPTEPVTAAAEDQAAETPTDPVGEPDAVADETPGHGTDEAVTDPVGPAEPVGPVAPVTEPAEPTEPEVAERPTAEAPPAGEDVSAVATDPEGDPAGDGSAEAGATTDDAATTDDAATTDDAATVEGPADVPAPASAPGPDAPTATEGVAASAQADDEDEPYVPRVFAFDPDVPAVLVPPPGSDAQPAAVTGDPSVAPVDPPAATPEAVGRAAADEPDADPTAVVPVVPPQAPASPAPGAAEPTSATDATQVIPPVDPWSRPAPVVRTSVRPAPQAATEASAAPTATPAAAPAAGLGSAFGPVPPDESRETSPFDGFEEEAPRRGWVRGLLWTGVGVLVLGGLYTGAQWFFSDKVPSGTSVAGVDVGGQTRTAAQDTLEAELGPRAAEPVTLTAGEASTTLDPAAAGLTFDAAATAEELTAFSMSPARLWQHLFGGQDEAPVLAVDEAALDAQVEALRGSLEIEPVDGTVQFVDGAPTSTPAADGSALVTDEVPAVITGSWLVTDGPVALPTEPVEPAITQEETDAALAQAQKVVSAPVVVSVGGQNPELPPEALAAAASFQAADGVLTLTFDGALLVQSVVDRTNDLLTAADDAHFVFQDGVPVIEGGEPGTTIDPAAIATAVTTAASGDERTATVELVESDPAQSVAALEALGITEKVSEFSTPVPNVPVRTANLRRGAEKVTGTLVKPGETFSLVDTLSPITLEGGYFAAGIVESGRHTEGVGGGLSQMATTTYNAGFFAGLEDVEHRPHSYWFDRYPAGREATIFVGSIDMKFKNDTPYGVLMQSWVGGGELHVAIWSTKYYDVETSSSGKTNVVQPTTVTHSGADCAPTPAGSPGFSITNYRKVYHEGELVKDESYRWTYKPDNAVVCE, from the coding sequence ATGGGTCAGCCGACCGACCGAGACGCCGAACTCGACTCCCCGCAGGACGCCGTGCCCGAGCCCGCTGCGTCCGGTGAGGAGCGCGCGCCCGTCGGTCAGACCGGTGACGACGCGCCCGCGACGCTCGACGACGTGGCGGAGCGCGAGGACGACGCGGTCCGCGGCGCCGAGACGGTCGACGAGGCGGTGCCCGGCGCGCAGGACGAGGTGTCCACGGCGCCGGAGCGGGGCGACGCGCCTGCGGCACCGGCCGGCCCGGTCGAGGACCCCACGGAGCCGGTGACGGCGGCCGCGGAGGACCAGGCGGCGGAGACTCCCACCGACCCGGTCGGGGAGCCGGACGCCGTGGCGGACGAGACCCCCGGGCACGGCACCGACGAGGCGGTGACGGATCCCGTCGGACCGGCCGAGCCCGTCGGACCTGTCGCGCCCGTGACGGAGCCCGCCGAGCCGACCGAGCCCGAGGTCGCGGAGCGACCGACGGCCGAGGCGCCGCCCGCGGGCGAGGACGTGTCGGCGGTGGCCACGGACCCCGAGGGCGACCCGGCCGGGGACGGCAGCGCCGAGGCGGGCGCGACGACCGACGACGCCGCGACGACTGACGACGCCGCGACGACCGACGACGCCGCGACGGTCGAGGGGCCGGCCGACGTACCCGCACCCGCCTCCGCACCGGGACCGGATGCGCCGACCGCGACCGAGGGCGTCGCCGCGTCCGCGCAGGCCGACGACGAGGACGAGCCGTACGTCCCGCGCGTGTTCGCGTTCGACCCCGACGTCCCGGCCGTGCTCGTCCCCCCGCCCGGCTCCGACGCGCAGCCCGCCGCGGTGACGGGTGACCCGTCCGTCGCTCCTGTCGACCCGCCCGCTGCGACGCCGGAGGCGGTGGGCCGAGCCGCGGCGGACGAGCCCGACGCCGACCCGACGGCCGTCGTGCCCGTCGTGCCGCCGCAGGCGCCCGCCTCGCCCGCACCCGGCGCCGCGGAGCCGACGTCGGCGACCGACGCCACGCAGGTGATCCCGCCCGTCGACCCGTGGTCGCGGCCGGCCCCCGTCGTCCGCACGTCCGTCCGTCCGGCCCCGCAGGCTGCCACGGAGGCCTCGGCGGCCCCGACGGCGACCCCCGCGGCCGCCCCGGCGGCGGGCCTGGGCAGCGCCTTCGGCCCCGTCCCGCCCGACGAGTCGCGGGAGACCTCGCCCTTCGACGGCTTCGAGGAGGAGGCGCCGCGGCGCGGCTGGGTGCGCGGGCTGCTGTGGACCGGCGTCGGGGTGCTCGTCCTCGGCGGCCTCTACACCGGTGCGCAGTGGTTCTTCTCGGACAAGGTCCCGAGCGGGACGAGCGTCGCCGGCGTGGACGTCGGGGGACAGACCCGGACGGCGGCGCAGGACACGCTCGAGGCCGAGCTCGGGCCGCGCGCGGCCGAGCCGGTCACGCTCACGGCGGGCGAGGCGAGCACGACCCTCGACCCGGCCGCCGCCGGGCTGACCTTCGACGCCGCGGCCACCGCCGAGGAGCTCACGGCGTTCTCGATGAGCCCCGCCAGGCTCTGGCAGCACCTCTTCGGCGGCCAGGACGAGGCGCCGGTCCTCGCGGTCGACGAGGCGGCGCTCGACGCCCAGGTCGAGGCGCTGCGGGGGAGCCTCGAGATCGAGCCGGTCGACGGCACGGTGCAGTTCGTGGACGGTGCGCCGACGAGCACCCCGGCGGCCGACGGCTCGGCCCTCGTGACCGACGAGGTCCCGGCCGTCATCACCGGGAGCTGGCTCGTCACGGACGGCCCGGTCGCGCTGCCGACCGAACCCGTGGAGCCCGCGATCACGCAGGAGGAGACCGACGCCGCGCTCGCGCAGGCGCAGAAGGTCGTCTCCGCGCCCGTCGTCGTGTCCGTCGGCGGCCAGAACCCCGAGCTGCCGCCGGAGGCTCTCGCGGCCGCCGCGTCCTTCCAGGCTGCCGACGGCGTGCTCACCCTGACCTTCGACGGGGCTCTGCTCGTCCAGTCGGTGGTGGACCGGACGAACGACCTGCTCACCGCCGCGGACGACGCCCACTTCGTCTTCCAGGACGGCGTCCCCGTGATCGAGGGCGGGGAGCCGGGCACGACGATCGACCCCGCGGCCATCGCGACGGCCGTCACGACGGCGGCCTCCGGTGACGAGCGGACCGCGACCGTCGAGCTCGTGGAGTCCGACCCGGCGCAGTCGGTCGCCGCGCTCGAAGCCCTCGGGATCACGGAGAAGGTCTCGGAGTTCTCGACCCCGGTGCCCAACGTCCCGGTCCGCACCGCGAACCTGCGGCGCGGGGCGGAGAAGGTGACGGGGACCCTCGTCAAGCCGGGCGAGACGTTCTCGCTCGTCGACACGCTGTCGCCGATCACGCTCGAGGGCGGCTACTTCGCCGCCGGCATCGTCGAGAGCGGGCGGCACACCGAGGGCGTCGGCGGCGGGCTGTCCCAGATGGCGACGACCACGTACAACGCGGGCTTCTTCGCGGGGCTCGAGGACGTCGAGCACCGGCCGCACAGCTACTGGTTCGACCGGTACCCCGCGGGGCGCGAGGCGACGATCTTCGTCGGCTCGATCGACATGAAGTTCAAGAACGACACGCCGTACGGCGTCCTCATGCAGTCGTGGGTCGGCGGCGGCGAGCTGCACGTCGCGATCTGGAGCACCAAGTACTACGACGTGGAGACGTCGTCGAGCGGCAAGACGAACGTGGTCCAGCCGACGACGGTCACGCACTCGGGCGCGGACTGCGCGCCGACGCCCGCGGGCAGCCCGGGCTTCTCCATCACGAACTACCGCAAGGTCTACCACGAGGGGGAGCTCGTCAAGGACGAGTCCTACCGGTGGACGTACAAGCCGGACAACGCGGTCGTCTGCGAGTAG
- a CDS encoding prephenate dehydratase domain-containing protein, which yields MSVVGYLGPEGSFTHQAAAAWCADRGDDPTYRSARLAARTTVADVFAGVAAGDLARGVVAIENTVEGYVVPSLDAIVGSATVVAVDEVVLDISFDAFVRPGHGELAEVTAHPHGLAQCQEFVRRTGLAPLAASSNAAACRDAGPHQVALGPTICGELYGLETFERAVEDFAGARTRFLVLAPRAEASATLEGARTRGDGPWRTMLAVTPVVTGPGVLARITRSFGERGVNLSSLITRPLKAVAGTYVFVLTVDGAPWDVPVRAVLDDLVRAGDSLKTLGVVPARGELDESVHADVDVAHVPVGSVDASADPSALAAGLLW from the coding sequence GTGAGCGTCGTCGGCTACCTCGGCCCGGAGGGGTCGTTCACGCACCAGGCGGCCGCCGCGTGGTGCGCCGACCGCGGGGACGACCCGACGTACCGGTCGGCCCGCCTCGCGGCGCGCACGACGGTGGCGGACGTGTTCGCCGGGGTCGCCGCGGGAGACCTCGCGCGCGGGGTCGTGGCGATCGAGAACACCGTCGAGGGCTACGTGGTCCCGTCGCTCGACGCGATCGTCGGGAGCGCGACGGTCGTCGCGGTCGACGAGGTCGTGCTCGACATCTCGTTCGACGCGTTCGTGCGGCCCGGCCACGGCGAGCTGGCGGAGGTCACCGCCCACCCGCACGGCCTCGCGCAGTGCCAGGAGTTCGTCCGCCGGACGGGTCTGGCCCCGCTCGCCGCGTCGTCGAACGCGGCGGCGTGCCGGGACGCGGGGCCGCACCAGGTCGCGCTCGGGCCGACGATCTGCGGCGAGCTCTACGGGCTGGAGACGTTCGAGCGCGCGGTCGAGGACTTCGCCGGTGCCCGGACGCGCTTCCTCGTGCTCGCCCCGCGGGCGGAGGCGTCGGCGACGCTGGAGGGCGCGCGCACGCGCGGGGACGGTCCGTGGCGCACCATGCTCGCGGTGACCCCGGTCGTCACGGGGCCGGGCGTGCTCGCCCGGATCACACGGTCGTTCGGCGAGCGCGGCGTCAACCTGTCGAGCCTCATCACGCGACCGCTCAAGGCGGTGGCCGGCACGTACGTGTTCGTCCTGACCGTCGACGGCGCCCCGTGGGACGTGCCGGTCCGCGCCGTGCTCGACGACCTGGTCCGCGCGGGCGACTCGCTCAAGACGCTCGGGGTCGTGCCCGCGCGCGGCGAGCTGGACGAGTCGGTGCACGCCGACGTCGACGTCGCGCACGTCCCGGTGGGCAGCGTGGACGCCTCGGCGGACCCGTCCGCGCTCGCGGCGGGGCTGCTGTGGTGA
- a CDS encoding prephenate dehydrogenase/arogenate dehydrogenase family protein, with translation MTVDAAPAAGTGPRVGVVGLGLVGGSVARLLHEQGVDVTAHDTTATTRAAARAAGLRVVGDVADVCAAEPDVLVLAVPLRAMRSVAAEVARHVRGATVVTDVGSVKGAVRDAVRSAGLDARYVGAHPMAGTEHSGFAASDPAMIDGARWAVTVDGTTRREALVTLLRLVTGPLGGTVHVLTDEVHDESTALVSHVPHVLATELLGVVADAPVRDVALGLAAGSFRDATRVGRTDPRRTEAMVTDNAAWVASALRVVVRDLEQLVAALESNAPVGEFFDRPEPVRGPAPAPGSGERRRIDLDEAGEWRTALSDAGARGAVVVDVADDAVVVA, from the coding sequence GTGACGGTCGACGCCGCGCCGGCGGCGGGCACCGGGCCGCGGGTCGGGGTCGTCGGGCTCGGGCTGGTCGGCGGCTCGGTCGCGCGGCTCCTGCACGAGCAGGGCGTCGACGTGACCGCCCACGACACGACGGCCACCACGCGCGCCGCGGCCCGCGCCGCGGGCCTCCGGGTCGTCGGCGACGTGGCCGACGTGTGCGCGGCGGAGCCCGACGTCCTCGTGCTCGCGGTCCCGCTGCGGGCCATGCGGTCCGTCGCGGCCGAGGTCGCGCGGCACGTGCGCGGCGCGACCGTCGTCACCGACGTCGGGAGCGTCAAGGGCGCGGTGCGCGACGCCGTCCGCTCGGCGGGTCTCGACGCGCGCTACGTCGGGGCGCACCCGATGGCCGGTACGGAGCACTCGGGGTTCGCGGCATCGGACCCGGCGATGATCGACGGCGCACGCTGGGCCGTCACGGTCGACGGGACGACGCGGCGCGAGGCTCTCGTGACGCTGCTCCGGCTCGTGACCGGACCGCTCGGCGGGACCGTCCACGTCCTCACCGACGAGGTCCACGACGAGTCGACGGCGCTCGTCAGCCACGTCCCGCACGTCCTCGCCACGGAGCTCCTCGGCGTCGTCGCCGACGCGCCCGTGCGGGACGTCGCGCTCGGGCTCGCCGCGGGCAGCTTCCGGGACGCGACGCGGGTGGGGCGCACCGACCCGCGGCGCACCGAGGCGATGGTCACGGACAACGCCGCCTGGGTCGCGTCCGCCCTGCGCGTGGTCGTGCGCGACCTCGAGCAGCTCGTCGCGGCGCTCGAGTCCAACGCGCCCGTGGGGGAGTTCTTCGACCGGCCCGAGCCGGTCCGCGGCCCGGCCCCCGCGCCGGGCAGCGGGGAGCGGCGGCGGATCGACCTCGACGAGGCGGGGGAGTGGCGCACGGCGCTGAGCGACGCCGGCGCCCGGGGCGCGGTCGTCGTGGACGTCGCGGACGACGCGGTCGTCGTCGCCTGA
- the fdxA gene encoding ferredoxin, with the protein MTYVIAQPCVDVKDKACIEECPVDCIYEGKRSLYIHPDECVDCGACEPVCPVEAIYYEDDVPTEWSDYYRANVEFFDDLGSPGGAAKMGLIEKDDPMIAALPPQA; encoded by the coding sequence GTGACTTACGTGATCGCTCAGCCGTGCGTGGACGTCAAGGACAAGGCGTGCATCGAGGAGTGTCCTGTCGACTGCATCTACGAGGGCAAGCGGTCGCTGTACATCCACCCCGACGAGTGCGTGGACTGCGGTGCCTGCGAGCCTGTCTGCCCGGTCGAGGCGATCTACTACGAGGACGACGTGCCGACGGAGTGGAGCGACTACTACCGCGCCAACGTCGAGTTCTTCGACGACCTCGGCTCGCCCGGCGGCGCCGCGAAGATGGGTCTCATCGAGAAGGACGACCCGATGATCGCCGCCCTGCCGCCGCAGGCCTGA